The region TTTCGAGCAAACATCACTGAAATACTAGAAACGGTTGTTTAATTGCATACCTTCCAGTCATTAAAATCCAAGCGAAATATGAACTGGTTGTAAGAGGCATCCCCGGAGGTTATTGATGTTGCAGCAGGAGCATTCTTCGGAGCTGGTCGAAAAtttacaagaaattaattaagttCAATCTCAAAGAAAGATGAACACAGCTTGttcatgagagaaaaaaaaagactctTACAGACTATGTGATGTTCATTCATGTTAACAGTAATGGAAACTCTTCCATCTTTTACCAAAAATGACAACGTGAATAGGTTCTCTACTGTCTGTGCAAAAGAAGTACGATTCAAAACCAGATTCTCAAGCCGAATACTTTTGTTCTTTCTCAAGATATCAAACATGGTTATCATGTTCATATCAGTATcaactttcttttctccttcagtGTCTGTAAGCTGCCACAAATTGCATGCAATTTAATCAACATACACACTCTTTAGCATATATGTTTCACCAATTATTTCCTATGAAACGAACTAATGCTACTGTACTAACCTCTTTAGCATAAGCTCGTCCAGCAGGCCTTGTTCGTTGCCCACGAGCACTAGTCTTGCGCTGTTTTACATCAGTATTCATAGGGCCAACCCTGATATAAAACCAAAGTTTCAAGTAAATTAAACTtaccaataaaacaaaaattgaatatgAGAATCAAGGACACTTGAAATCACAGAATAGTGAATAAAGAGAACATTCATCATGCATACATGGTGTGAAATGCAGGGGATATCCTGAGGATAGGAGCAACAATAAGGCCAACATCTACCCAAATCTTTGTATTTGGAACGTTTTCAAGAAGTGATCCTCCATATATTTTCCCAGAGTTCTTTATCAATGAAGTCAAAAAATCAGATGGGGTGAGTTCTCCATTGGTCTGAGATCTCACTGAGGTAACCAAAGTGTTAGCAATATCAAGTAGTGCAACCGCATCGGCAACTTGTTCTCTGGGTTTGTTAACTGTAAAAACCAACAAGTTGGTGAATTAGATAACTTTTGTCTGATTAATAGAGGAAACTCAGCTTTCAGCTTATTCCAAACAGAACaagaacaactaaaaaaaaaaaagaagcaaaatacaatagaaaaataagcaaaactGTCAAGAAAACCCCAGGAGATGATTTGGTTTAGAAAGTTGTGATTTTTTACATTAGTTTTGCTTGTTTTGTAATTAGAGAAATCAAGTAAAATTAACATTTCATACCAATCatacaagagagagagagagagagagagagcagtcACAAGGAAGTTACAAGAATGAGTGAAGGAAATTAATACCCATTTTATGAAGACTGTCCACATGAGTCATGATAGGCCAGAACTTCTCCAAACTCCCTTTCATGatatcttctccttcttctacaaaccataatcaaaacaaagacaaaaacaaaaaagcaaaagaaaaatgaatcTATAAACAGTAccattgatgaatttttgtatgGCAATGTAACGAGAGCGCAGGACACGGCGCTCTTCTACACCAAGAGCATCCGGTTGGTCCCGAAACGGCTGCGGTGATCCCGTGCCGCTCCCTAGCTTTCGCTTCTTCACTCCCTTCGCCATGGGATTTCCAAGGAGAGAATGAGACTTTGAGAGGAAGGATCTCTATTATAGTTTATAGTTTATAGTTTATAGTTTATAGGGAGAAGGCGGGAGTAGGCGAAAAGGCGCGCGCGGGCCCCAAAAATCGTTGGAAATGGAATAGTACGTGTCCACAGCTCATTAGCTTTAAATGCTGTTTTATGTTCCACGGTACAAGATCCAACTCTAAGAATGGCCCCCAAACCCCCAAATGTgttacttatattttttaataagttaattattgttaacTACTagtataaaagaatatataacaATGTATGGAATATATAAGTGAAAAAAAGGACTTGCAgtttaaactaattttattaaataagtttCTAAACAAAATAAACGTTAATCTAaaacattgaaataaaaataattattatatataattttgagatattttgtctttgtaataatttataatatttacaaaGGTCGCATTAGTTTTAgatacataattattttaaaattaaaaatatatatatatatatatatatatatatatatattttctcacaatgaataaataattcttCTGAAATTAAcgtattaaaaaaatctataacttTGAGTATTTCTAGAGAATCTTTCTTTTGTAGAcagattatttttcaatccTTTTGACTTAAAAGTGATTGATATAGACATATAAATAGTTGATATTGACAACAAtgatcatgaatttttttaataaaaatacataatattaaaagtTAGAT is a window of Dioscorea cayenensis subsp. rotundata cultivar TDr96_F1 chromosome 5, TDr96_F1_v2_PseudoChromosome.rev07_lg8_w22 25.fasta, whole genome shotgun sequence DNA encoding:
- the LOC120262246 gene encoding non-structural maintenance of chromosomes element 4 homolog A-like isoform X2, which translates into the protein MAKGVKKRKLGSGTGSPQPFRDQPDALGVEERRVLRSRYIAIQKFINDIMKGSLEKFWPIMTHVDSLHKMVNKPREQVADAVALLDIANTLVTSVRSQTNGELTPSDFLTSLIKNSGKIYGGSLLENVPNTKIWVDVGLIVAPILRISPAFHTMVGPMNTDVKQRKTSARGQRTRPAGRAYAKELTDTEGEKKVDTDMNMITMFDILRKNKSIRLENLVLNRTSFAQTVENLFTLSFLVKDGRVSITVNMNEHHIVSPKNAPAATSITSGDASYNQFIFRLDFNDWKLMINIVKDGEDVMPHRNFQTG
- the LOC120262246 gene encoding non-structural maintenance of chromosomes element 4 homolog A-like isoform X1 — its product is MAKGVKKRKLGSGTGSPQPFRDQPDALGVEERRVLRSRYIAIQKFINEEGEDIMKGSLEKFWPIMTHVDSLHKMVNKPREQVADAVALLDIANTLVTSVRSQTNGELTPSDFLTSLIKNSGKIYGGSLLENVPNTKIWVDVGLIVAPILRISPAFHTMVGPMNTDVKQRKTSARGQRTRPAGRAYAKELTDTEGEKKVDTDMNMITMFDILRKNKSIRLENLVLNRTSFAQTVENLFTLSFLVKDGRVSITVNMNEHHIVSPKNAPAATSITSGDASYNQFIFRLDFNDWKLMINIVKDGEDVMPHRNFQTG